The Deltaproteobacteria bacterium region CCGAAGGATTTATTGGGCAAGAAAATCGAGCCGCAGATGATTTCCGGAAATCTTCTCGTCGATCAGGGTGCGCGTCTCCTCCCGGAGCAGTTCGAGGAAGGAGATCTTCTTCTTCGGGGCGGTCACGACCTTCGGCTCGCCGGAGATCTTCCCGAGCTTTCCCGCGTCGGAGATCGCGTCCTCGAGGTTCCCGAGGACGTCGACCAGCCCAAGCCCCTTGGCCTGCTCCCCGGTGAAGATCCGCCCGTCGGCGATCCGGAGGACATCTTCCCGTTTGAGGTTCCGGCCGGCCGCCACGGCGTTGACGAACTGCAGGTGGACGTTGTCGACCACCCCCTGGAGAAGTTCGCGCTCCTGGGGCGTCATGTCGCGCATGGGGGAACCGATGTCCTTGAAGACGCCGCTTTTCACCGTCATCCCCTTCACGCCGATCTTCTCCACGAGGTCCTTCACGTTCATGAACGGCATGATGACGCCGATGGAGCCGGTGATCGTCCCG contains the following coding sequences:
- the sppA gene encoding signal peptide peptidase SppA, with the translated sequence MTDTHLSAPPRRKPFLRGCLTVLLVLGGFFALLLIISRMDDLPLARGEKVAVISVSGLISDSEPTIEQLKKFGKDDSVKAIVLRIDSPGGGVGPSQEIYEEVKKARAKKPVLASMGALAASGGYYIACAAQRVYANPGTITGSIGVIMPFMNVKDLVEKIGVKGMTVKSGVFKDIGSPMRDMTPQERELLQGVVDNVHLQFVNAVAAGRNLKREDVLRIADGRIFTGEQAKGLGLVDVLGNLEDAISDAGKLGKISGEPKVVTAPKKKISFLELLREETRTLIDEKISGNHLRLDFLAQ